From bacterium, a single genomic window includes:
- a CDS encoding cytochrome c oxidase subunit II gives MMQWFPENISTYGQGVDHVIQVIYWIVGAWFVVVEGLFLYFILRYRRKDGVRAAYEPGTSGKALAWILIPAVVILGFDVGIDLVQGPVWNEIKLTLPAKPDQIIRIKGKQFVWDITHPGRDGALDTADDIQTLNQLNVPLNAKIVFELTAEDVIHSLWLPNLRLKQDAVPGRTIKGWFQATKEGDYPLACAELCGSGHGTMRGQLHVLNPADYQKWLDENSPQSPEVSSLGH, from the coding sequence ATGATGCAATGGTTCCCCGAAAATATTTCGACGTACGGTCAAGGCGTAGATCACGTCATTCAGGTCATCTATTGGATCGTCGGCGCCTGGTTCGTCGTCGTGGAAGGGCTCTTCCTCTACTTCATCCTCCGGTACCGGCGCAAAGACGGGGTGCGGGCGGCCTACGAGCCGGGCACCTCGGGCAAGGCGCTGGCGTGGATCCTCATCCCGGCCGTGGTCATCCTGGGCTTCGACGTCGGAATCGATCTCGTGCAAGGCCCCGTTTGGAACGAGATCAAGCTGACGCTCCCCGCCAAACCCGATCAAATCATCCGGATCAAGGGCAAGCAGTTCGTGTGGGACATCACGCACCCCGGGCGGGACGGCGCGCTGGACACGGCCGACGACATCCAGACCTTGAACCAGTTGAACGTCCCCTTGAACGCCAAGATCGTTTTTGAGCTCACCGCCGAGGACGTCATCCATAGCCTTTGGCTTCCCAACCTGAGGCTCAAGCAGGACGCGGTCCCCGGCCGGACGATCAAGGGATGGTTCCAGGCGACCAAGGAAGGCGACTACCCCCTGGCCTGCGCGGAATTGTGCGGAAGCGGCCACGGAACGATGCGCGGGCAACTCCACGTCCTGAACCCGGCGGATTACCAAAAATGGCTGGATGAAAACTCACCGCAAAGCCCGGAGGTCTCGAGCCTTGGACACTAA
- a CDS encoding 2-oxo acid dehydrogenase subunit E2: MPKFTRFRDAGLWREVAAAVWRAPRDPSVYGTIEVDFTNGLAFLGRLNDRMDPGAPAKITPTHLVAKAAALVLQKFPEANASLRRGRFYLREGVDLFLQVAIPTDARGHRADLSGAKICACEVKSLAEIARDLALKSERIRSRDDPQFKSTMGFLRWTPRLLRPFFIRLGDFLVHGLGVSARSLGLPEDPFGSAMVTSVGSLGAPAAFVPLFPLARSPFILCVGEVRPRPWVMGDRVVPRPVLDVAVTFDHRYLDGLTASRMNRSLVEILNEPERFMG, encoded by the coding sequence ATGCCCAAGTTCACCCGGTTTCGAGACGCGGGGTTGTGGAGGGAGGTCGCGGCGGCCGTCTGGCGCGCCCCCCGGGACCCGAGCGTCTACGGGACGATCGAGGTCGACTTCACGAACGGACTCGCCTTCCTGGGCCGTCTCAACGACCGCATGGATCCGGGCGCCCCCGCCAAGATCACCCCCACCCACCTCGTGGCCAAGGCGGCGGCCCTGGTCCTTCAGAAGTTTCCGGAGGCGAACGCCTCCCTCCGGAGAGGGCGCTTTTATCTGAGGGAGGGCGTCGATCTCTTCCTCCAGGTCGCGATTCCGACCGACGCCCGGGGCCACAGGGCGGATCTGTCCGGGGCGAAGATCTGCGCGTGCGAGGTGAAATCCCTGGCCGAGATCGCCCGGGACCTTGCCCTCAAGAGCGAAAGGATCCGGAGCCGCGACGACCCGCAGTTCAAGTCGACGATGGGATTCCTGCGTTGGACGCCGCGCCTCCTCCGTCCCTTCTTCATCCGCCTCGGGGATTTTCTGGTCCACGGCCTCGGCGTCTCCGCGCGGAGTCTCGGCCTTCCGGAGGATCCGTTCGGCTCGGCGATGGTGACGAGCGTGGGCTCCCTGGGGGCGCCGGCCGCCTTCGTCCCGCTTTTTCCCCTCGCGCGCTCGCCCTTCATCCTCTGCGTCGGCGAGGTGCGTCCCCGGCCGTGGGTCATGGGAGACCGGGTCGTCCCGCGCCCGGTCTTGGACGTGGCGGTGACCTTCGACCACCGCTACCTGGACGGCCTGACCGCGTCCCGGATGAAC
- a CDS encoding cytochrome c oxidase subunit 3, producing the protein MPIWRLGIWWFLGSEIVIFGGLIVSYLLLRLHHPEWGSEAAHTLTWVGATNTVVLLTSSLTVILAHQGFERGDLDRARRFMGLTILLGLVFLGFKSYEYSHEIRNGLVPAKSLFWSFYYLMTGLHGLHVIGGLVANAVVFRGLGKGLNARRVESVGIYWHFVDVVWIYLFPLLYIASSGGAK; encoded by the coding sequence GTGCCCATTTGGAGACTGGGAATCTGGTGGTTCCTGGGCTCCGAGATCGTCATTTTCGGCGGGCTGATCGTCTCCTATCTCCTGCTCCGGCTTCACCATCCCGAGTGGGGATCAGAGGCGGCCCATACGCTGACATGGGTGGGAGCGACGAACACGGTCGTCCTTCTCACCAGCAGCCTCACCGTCATCCTCGCGCACCAAGGCTTCGAGCGCGGCGATCTCGACCGGGCGCGCCGGTTCATGGGGCTCACCATCCTCTTGGGCTTGGTCTTCTTAGGCTTCAAGAGCTACGAATACAGCCATGAGATCCGCAACGGACTCGTCCCGGCCAAGAGCCTCTTCTGGTCGTTCTACTACCTGATGACGGGACTGCACGGCCTCCACGTGATCGGCGGACTCGTCGCCAACGCCGTGGTCTTTCGAGGGCTCGGGAAGGGGCTCAACGCGCGACGCGTGGAATCGGTCGGCATCTACTGGCACTTCGTGGACGTCGTTTGGATCTATCTCTTCCCGCTCCTCTACATCGCCTCTTCCGGGGGTGCCAAATGA
- a CDS encoding cbb3-type cytochrome c oxidase subunit I, translated as MDTKESFLRKYVFSVDHKTIGLQYLITGLVMALVGGLFAYGFRSQLAWPNEPVLGFGQVDPDLYNSLVTMHGTIMVFWVAMPILLSGFGNYVLPLMIGAKDMAFPRLNMMSYWTFFLSTVVLLSSFFFPGGPAKFGWTGYPPLSAQPGFSGVFWGGHLWILAIALEFASMLMGGINFLTTTLSLRAPGMSLFRMPILVWMLDIASIIFMFSVGPLIAGAFMLLADRLFNTGFFLPAAGGDPLLFQHLFWFFGHPEVYVLLLPALGILAEIYPAFSRKPLFGYKMIIYATIVAGALSFIVWAHHQFISGIDPRLATPFSITTIIISVPFAIAVFSYIATLWRGSIRLTAAMLFALGMMAEFLIGGVTGIFNGSAAADIYLHDTYFVLAHFHYTLFPITVMAGLAGLYYWFPKMFGRHMNEFWGKVHFWTTTISFNVVFLPLFAIGLAGHQRRIFDPSLFDYIAKYQYLHVIATIGLIVMIIAQVPFLLNFFISMRKGKVAERNPWRATTLEWVTPSPPGHGNFETDPVVYRGPYDYSLPGLKDRDFINQAETL; from the coding sequence TTGGACACTAAAGAAAGCTTTTTGCGCAAGTACGTCTTTTCCGTGGATCACAAGACCATCGGCCTCCAGTACCTGATCACCGGCCTCGTCATGGCCCTGGTGGGGGGGCTCTTCGCCTACGGGTTCCGCAGCCAGCTCGCCTGGCCCAACGAGCCGGTTTTGGGCTTCGGCCAGGTGGACCCCGATCTCTACAATTCGCTGGTCACCATGCACGGGACGATCATGGTCTTCTGGGTCGCCATGCCGATCCTGCTCTCGGGCTTCGGCAACTACGTCCTGCCCCTCATGATCGGGGCCAAGGACATGGCCTTCCCGCGCCTCAACATGATGTCCTACTGGACCTTCTTCTTGAGCACGGTCGTCCTCCTCTCGTCGTTCTTCTTCCCCGGCGGTCCGGCCAAGTTCGGGTGGACCGGATATCCGCCCCTCTCCGCCCAACCGGGCTTTTCGGGCGTCTTCTGGGGCGGCCACCTGTGGATCCTGGCCATCGCCCTGGAGTTCGCCTCCATGCTCATGGGCGGGATCAACTTCCTCACCACCACCTTGAGCCTGCGCGCCCCGGGGATGAGCCTGTTCCGGATGCCCATCCTCGTGTGGATGCTCGACATCGCCTCGATCATCTTCATGTTCTCCGTCGGACCGCTCATCGCGGGGGCCTTCATGCTCCTGGCCGACCGCCTCTTCAACACGGGCTTCTTCCTCCCGGCGGCGGGAGGCGATCCCCTCCTCTTCCAGCACCTCTTCTGGTTCTTCGGCCATCCGGAGGTCTACGTCCTCCTCCTGCCGGCCCTGGGGATCCTGGCGGAGATCTATCCGGCGTTCTCCCGGAAGCCGCTGTTCGGTTACAAGATGATCATCTACGCGACGATCGTCGCGGGGGCCTTGAGCTTCATCGTCTGGGCGCACCACCAGTTCATCAGCGGCATCGACCCCCGGCTCGCCACGCCCTTCAGCATCACGACGATCATCATCTCCGTGCCCTTCGCCATCGCCGTCTTCTCATACATCGCCACCCTGTGGCGCGGGTCCATCCGGCTGACGGCGGCCATGCTCTTCGCGCTCGGCATGATGGCGGAATTCCTGATCGGCGGCGTCACGGGAATCTTCAACGGCTCCGCGGCGGCCGACATCTACCTGCACGACACCTACTTCGTGCTGGCGCACTTTCACTACACGCTCTTTCCCATCACGGTCATGGCGGGGTTGGCGGGCCTTTATTACTGGTTTCCGAAGATGTTCGGGCGCCACATGAACGAGTTCTGGGGAAAGGTCCACTTCTGGACCACGACGATCTCCTTCAACGTGGTTTTCCTCCCGCTCTTCGCGATCGGGCTGGCGGGCCACCAGCGCCGGATCTTCGACCCGTCGCTCTTCGACTACATCGCCAAATACCAATACTTGCACGTGATCGCGACCATCGGCCTCATCGTCATGATCATTGCGCAGGTCCCCTTCCTCCTGAATTTCTTCATCAGCATGCGGAAGGGGAAGGTTGCCGAGCGCAATCCCTGGCGCGCCACGACGCTCGAGTGGGTGACGCCGTCGCCTCCGGGGCACGGCAATTTCGAGACCGATCCGGTGGTGTACCGCGGCCCTTACGACTACAGCCTGCCCGGGTTGAAGGACCGCGACTTCATCAACCAAGCGGAGACGTTATGA
- a CDS encoding VOC family protein, which produces MNEMVPGIQPSKSAGGSIAFEVDDVDREAERLRKEGVRILLEPFSTPVCRMVVVADTEGNGVTLHQVTDL; this is translated from the coding sequence ATGAACGAAATGGTGCCGGGCATCCAGCCCAGCAAGAGCGCCGGCGGCAGCATCGCCTTCGAGGTCGACGACGTCGACCGGGAAGCGGAGCGTCTCCGAAAAGAGGGCGTGAGGATCCTCCTCGAACCCTTCTCCACGCCGGTCTGCCGCATGGTCGTGGTCGCCGACACCGAAGGCAACGGCGTGACGCTGCATCAAGTCACGGATCTTTAA
- a CDS encoding ChaB family protein, protein MPYSTIDGLPERVRRALPEHAQEIYLAAFNNAWGQYADRADRDQVAHRVAWTAVKKIYEKGPGGAWVRSR, encoded by the coding sequence ATGCCTTATTCGACCATTGACGGCCTGCCCGAGAGGGTCCGGCGGGCGCTCCCCGAGCACGCCCAGGAGATCTATCTGGCCGCCTTCAACAACGCCTGGGGCCAGTACGCGGACCGCGCGGACCGGGACCAAGTCGCCCACCGCGTGGCCTGGACGGCCGTGAAGAAGATCTACGAAAAGGGCCCGGGGGGCGCGTGGGTGAGGTCGCGATGA